Proteins encoded together in one Desulfovibrio sp. UCD-KL4C window:
- a CDS encoding transporter substrate-binding domain-containing protein — translation MKNIVVILLLFFTVFFYFESTSAFAASPSSVKLTEKEKAFIKAHPVITLGTEKDWEPYVIVNADGSISGIDSEVLSKINKLTGAGFVLRAGSWLDMQKKAKSGIVDGLSSGAAHEERKTYLNFSNPYSTIQKMMIVPLGNPKKNLSNRDLDGKTIAIHKGNMADEHLATKFKKSRILECATIEEMIQAVASNRADATFGNGGTLYFANKLGLPYIQVAYPLGKKLKPVFAVRKDWPEAIGILNKGLAAISKNGLVKLRNKWFQPDEKIFPEPMIFLNKSEQESLALVEYISMSIDPSWMPYEALNDEGRYVGLTADYMDILSKRIGKKFRLIPTESWAQTLSFARAKKCDIVPSAISTPSRRKYLNFSSPYLSFPLVVATGHDKMFIDNFESVADQTFAVVKGYAAIELLRLKYPKIKIVEVKDAITGLEKVHEDGIYGYIDTIPSISYQIQKNGIFDVKISGQVGLKYDLTVAVRNDRPELLSILNKAIASVTKEERLNIMNRWISVRYDKGVDYWLIGKILTALVVIILLLLYRYSFVSRYNKKLLLMNSKLDLLYKTDRLTQIYNRYMLDREMERELARAARYNSPFAVILLDIDHFKKVNDNYGHHAGDTVLVAISSLLSINVRETDVLGRWGGEEFLVICPETSLEGAALLAEKLRTKIEELHFPAMKENVTASLGVAAYVKGETGEYLVKRADDALYSAKRMSRNLVVIAHAK, via the coding sequence ATGAAAAATATTGTCGTTATTTTACTGCTTTTTTTTACTGTTTTTTTTTACTTCGAAAGTACTTCTGCTTTTGCTGCATCTCCTTCAAGCGTTAAACTTACAGAAAAAGAGAAGGCTTTCATAAAAGCTCATCCTGTGATTACTTTGGGAACAGAGAAAGACTGGGAACCATATGTTATTGTGAATGCTGACGGTTCTATTTCAGGAATTGATTCGGAAGTTCTGAGTAAAATCAATAAGCTGACTGGAGCTGGTTTTGTGCTGCGTGCAGGCAGCTGGCTGGATATGCAGAAAAAAGCTAAATCAGGTATTGTTGACGGGCTAAGCTCTGGAGCAGCGCATGAAGAGCGTAAAACTTATCTTAATTTTTCAAATCCATACTCAACTATACAGAAAATGATGATTGTTCCATTAGGTAATCCTAAAAAAAATCTATCTAATCGTGATCTTGATGGTAAAACAATAGCTATTCATAAGGGGAATATGGCAGATGAACATCTTGCTACTAAATTTAAGAAATCTCGGATCTTAGAATGTGCAACAATTGAGGAAATGATTCAAGCCGTCGCAAGTAACAGAGCTGATGCCACTTTTGGAAATGGCGGGACACTATACTTTGCCAATAAACTTGGTCTTCCATATATACAGGTTGCCTATCCGTTAGGTAAAAAATTGAAGCCTGTTTTTGCTGTTCGTAAAGACTGGCCGGAAGCAATAGGTATTCTTAATAAAGGGCTTGCGGCAATATCTAAGAATGGGCTTGTTAAGCTACGTAACAAATGGTTTCAACCTGATGAAAAGATATTCCCGGAACCGATGATATTTCTCAATAAATCTGAACAAGAATCTCTTGCGTTAGTTGAATATATTTCGATGAGTATAGATCCTAGCTGGATGCCCTATGAAGCGCTGAACGATGAGGGGCGGTATGTTGGGCTTACAGCGGATTATATGGACATTCTCTCTAAGCGTATAGGTAAGAAGTTTCGGTTGATTCCCACTGAATCGTGGGCGCAGACATTGTCTTTTGCTCGTGCAAAAAAGTGTGATATTGTTCCTTCCGCTATTTCTACTCCAAGTCGTCGAAAGTATTTAAATTTTAGTTCACCTTATTTGTCATTTCCGCTTGTTGTTGCAACTGGGCATGATAAAATGTTCATTGATAATTTTGAGAGTGTTGCGGATCAGACCTTTGCTGTAGTCAAAGGGTATGCCGCTATTGAACTGCTTCGTTTGAAATATCCTAAGATAAAAATTGTTGAAGTGAAAGATGCCATTACAGGTCTTGAAAAAGTTCATGAAGACGGAATTTATGGTTATATTGATACGATTCCTTCAATTAGTTATCAAATCCAGAAAAATGGTATATTTGATGTTAAAATTTCTGGTCAAGTCGGCTTAAAGTACGACCTGACTGTCGCAGTTAGGAATGACAGGCCTGAGCTATTATCAATTCTCAATAAGGCAATAGCTTCTGTGACAAAAGAAGAGCGATTAAATATTATGAATCGCTGGATATCAGTCCGTTATGATAAAGGGGTTGACTATTGGCTTATTGGGAAAATCCTAACCGCATTAGTCGTGATTATTCTGTTATTGCTGTATCGATATAGTTTTGTTTCCAGATATAATAAGAAGCTTCTTTTAATGAACTCAAAACTAGATTTACTCTATAAGACTGACAGGCTTACACAAATTTACAACCGGTATATGCTGGATCGTGAAATGGAGAGGGAACTTGCAAGGGCTGCTAGATACAACTCTCCTTTTGCTGTTATTTTGCTGGATATAGATCACTTTAAAAAAGTTAACGATAACTATGGTCATCATGCAGGTGATACTGTTCTTGTCGCTATTTCATCACTGCTTTCAATTAATGTAAGAGAGACTGATGTTCTTGGTCGCTGGGGAGGGGAAGAGTTCTTGGTTATCTGTCCTGAAACTTCGCTTGAAGGAGCCGCTCTTCTTGCAGAAAAACTCCGCACAAAAATTGAAGAGTTACATTTCCCTGCGATGAAAGAAAATGTTACAGCCAGCCTAGGTGTCGCTGCATATGTAAAGGGGGAAACAGGGGAATACCTTGTTAAGCGAGCTGACGATGCCCTTTACAGCGCAAAAAGAATGTCGCGTAATCTTGTGGTTATCGCCCACGCTAAGTAA